The DNA sequence GCGGCCGCCGACGATCTCCAGCTCTTCAAGTACATCGTCAAGAACGTCGCGTGGAAGAACGGCAAGACCGCGACCTTCATGCCGAAGCCGATCTTCGGTGACAACGGCTCGGGCATGCACGTCCACCAGTCGCTGTGGCAGAACGGCTCCCCGCTCTTCTACGACGAGCAGGGCTACGCGGGCCTGTCGGACACCGCCCGCTACTACATCGGCGGCATCCTCAAGCACGCTCCGTCGCTGCTGGCCTTCACCAACCCGACGGTGAACTCCTACCACCGCCTGGTCCCGGGCTTCGAGGCGCCGGTCAACCTGGTGTACTCGCAGCGCAACCGCTCCGCCGCGATGCGTATCCCGATCACCGGCTCCAACCCGAAGGCCAAGCGCGTCGAGTTCCGCGCCCCGGACTCCTCGGGCAACCCGTACCTGGCCTTCTCGGCCCTGCTGCTCGCGGGTCTGGACGGCATCAAGAACAAGATCGAGCCGGCCGAGCCGATCGACAAGGACCTCTACGAGCTCGCCCCCGAGGAGCACGCGGGCGTTCCGCAGGTCCCGACCTCCCTCCCGGCCGTCCTCGACTCCCTCGAGGCCGACCACGAGTTCCTCCTCCAGGGCGGTGTCTTCACCTCCGACCTGATCGAGACCTGGATCGACTACAAGCGCACCAACGAGATCGCGCCGCTCCAGCTGCGTCCGCACCCGCACGAGTTCGAGCTCTACTTCGACGTGTAAGACGTGCGAGTCGACGTGTGAGCGAAAAGCTCGCGGTCTTCGCCGAGCCCCCGCCACCGCCCGATGGGCGGCGGCGGGGGCTCGGTGCGTCAGGTCAGGGGTTCACGGTCTGGGTGTCGGTGCCGGAGGACGGCAGGAAGCTGGTGTCGCCGTTGTAGAGGGCAACCACCAGGTGGGTACCGGCGTCCAGGTTGCTGAGCGACAGCGTCGCCGTACCGCCCGACAGCGGCTGGACGAACGTACCGCCGCCGGAGCCGCCGACGAAGAAGGTGACCGTCCCGGTCGGGACGCCCGACCCGGGTGCGATCGGGGTGACGTTGGCGGTGAACGTGACCGACTGGCCCACCGTCGAGGGGTCCGGCGAGGAGGTCACCGACGTCGTGGTCGCCGATGGGATGACGATGATGGCGCCAACACCGCTGGAGGGGGCGAAGGTGGTGTCACCGCTGTAGTTGGCGAGGACGGCGTGGGCGCCGACGCTCAGCCCGGCGGGGACGGTGACCGAGGTCGTCCCGCCCGACAGCGTCCCGGTCAGGGTGGGGCCGCCGGTGACGACGAACGTGACGGTACCGGTGGGGGTTCCGGTACCCAGTGGGATCACGGTGGCGGTGAGGGTGACCGACTGTCCGGCCGTCGCGGGAGTGGGGGTCACCGTGACCAGGGTGATCGTGGGCGTGGTCGTGGGCGTGGTCATGTTGGGCCCTCCGAGTGAGGTGAGGTTGGTGGGCCTCGCCCGCCACGCAGGCCCGGAGCGGGGCGCGGCGGTGCATCGGAGGCTAGGGGGTGCGCACATACGGCGATCCACGCGGGGACATCCCCGTGTCGCCGTCCCCCGGCAGATGGGGAACCCACCGGTCTGTAGCACCAGTAGGCGCGCGGCTCGCCGCCAATGCCATAGAGGTGCCGCCGAATTACCCCGGATAGCGCAGCGCTCGGCGGCTCCCCCAGCGCACATCGCTCACCTCACACGGCGCGCGTCCCCCACCGCCGGGACACCGCGCACACTCCGCGCATCCAGCCCCGGAGATCAGCCGCCGTCGCCGAAGCCTCCCCCGAAGCCGCCGCCGAAACCACCGTCGAAGCCGCCGCCGTCGCCGAAGCCACCGCCGAAGTCGTCGCCGTCCCCGCCGTCGCCGAAGCCGCCGCCGAAGTCACCGGTGTCGTAGCCGGGGCCGAGGGATCCGCCCAGCAGCGTGCCGATCAGCAGTCCGGGCAGCAGCATCGAGCCGTATCCGCCGAAGTACCCGCTCGCCCAGGGTCCGTAGGCGGGACCGGCCTCCCAGTACGGGCGTCGCCGGTCGCCGCCGACGGGGACGGTGCGGGCGTCCGGCTCGAGGCCGTCGTCGATGCGGGTGGCGTCGGCGGCGCAGGCGGGGACGGAGCGCGAAGTGCCGCCCGCGGGCGCCCACGGGACGTCCCGGACCGATGGTCCGTGCCGCGGGTCGAAGAAGCACGGAGGGCGCCGCTGGGGCAGCGGGCCGCCCTCGCGGCGGGCGTCGAGCATCGCCAGTGCGAAGCGGCCCTCCTCCAGCGCCTCGGTCACCGGCCGCATGTCCCCGGGCCGCCGGGCGGCGGCCGACCTGGCCTTGGCCTCGTCGTACGCGTCCAGGGCGCGGCCGTAGTCCTCCGCCATCTCGGGGGTGGACGCCGGGTCGGCGGGGTCGAAGCCGGTCCGGCCGAGCTTCTCGCCGTACGCGGTGATGTCCTCTTCGACCGCGCCGCGCACCTGCTCCAGCTCGGTCCGCTCGCGCTCACGGCGGTGCTTGTTGGTGCGCCGCAGCATGTAGAGGCCGCTTCCGCCGACGGCGGCCAGGACGATCAGCACCGCCACCGCGTCCCCCACCGACAGGCCGGTGGAGTCCCGCGCGCCCCGGTCGCCGCCGGTCCCCTGGCCGGTCCGGTCGTGGATCGCCGCCGCCGCGTCGGCCACGAAGCCGTCCAGGACCGCCGCGAGGTCGCGCGGATGCTGCCGCAGGTTCCGCTCCGCCAGCGCCTGCGAGGTGCGTCCGGGCAGCACCGAGGTGTCGGAGGCCGCTCCGAAGGAGGAGCCCAGCGCCACCGCGTAGACGCCGGGGCGGTCGACGGCGGCGCGCAGCCGCCCGAAGACGCGCTCTCCGCCGTACGCGGGGTCGTCCGGCAGGACGGCGACGTAGACGGGCACCCCGGCGGCACGGATGTGTCCCGCGAGGTCGCGCGCCTGCGCGGCGCTCAGCGCGGCGGAGGCTCGTGGATCGACGTACACCGGGTTGCTGCGCAACGCCTTGCCGATCTTGTCCACGTCCGTTTCGGCACGCGCGCCCCCGGCGGTGAGCACCACCGCCGCCAGGGCGACGAGGATGGACAGCACCACCGTGCCC is a window from the Streptomyces luomodiensis genome containing:
- a CDS encoding Ig-like domain-containing protein; its protein translation is MTTPTTTPTITLVTVTPTPATAGQSVTLTATVIPLGTGTPTGTVTFVVTGGPTLTGTLSGGTTSVTVPAGLSVGAHAVLANYSGDTTFAPSSGVGAIIVIPSATTTSVTSSPDPSTVGQSVTFTANVTPIAPGSGVPTGTVTFFVGGSGGGTFVQPLSGGTATLSLSNLDAGTHLVVALYNGDTSFLPSSGTDTQTVNP
- the glnA gene encoding type I glutamate--ammonia ligase, which translates into the protein MFQNADDARKFISDEDVKFVDVRFCDLPGVMQHFTVPAEAFDPNEELAFDGSSIRGFQAIHESDMALRADLSTARVDPFRRDKTLNINFFIHDPITGEQYSRDPRNIAKKAEAYLASTGIADTAYFGPEAEFYVFDSVRFETKSNEAFYHIDSEAGAWNTGALEDNRGYKVRYKGGYFPVPPVDHFADLRAEISLELERAGLQVERQHHEVGTAGQAEINYKFNTLLAAADDLQLFKYIVKNVAWKNGKTATFMPKPIFGDNGSGMHVHQSLWQNGSPLFYDEQGYAGLSDTARYYIGGILKHAPSLLAFTNPTVNSYHRLVPGFEAPVNLVYSQRNRSAAMRIPITGSNPKAKRVEFRAPDSSGNPYLAFSALLLAGLDGIKNKIEPAEPIDKDLYELAPEEHAGVPQVPTSLPAVLDSLEADHEFLLQGGVFTSDLIETWIDYKRTNEIAPLQLRPHPHEFELYFDV